One region of Streptomyces capillispiralis genomic DNA includes:
- a CDS encoding SAM-dependent methyltransferase: MSDITSNTPHETLASRLTLPRYPRSSAYDARWAVENAMGPHPLWLLEWLAPALGLDTLRPGARVLDLGCGRAMTSVFLAREYDVQVVAHDLWITPDENARRIAAAGVADRVLPVRAEAHDLPFGEESFDAIVSVDAYQYFGTDDLYLPTLARLLRPGGRIGVVVPALAAEIEGSEPPEHLEPFWDPAFWCFHSPAWWRRHWTRGAAVEVETADWLADGWREWLLWCDVVAEESTEEFPVRASRESAEMLRVDRGRTLGFARVVGRRPTA; encoded by the coding sequence ATGTCGGACATCACCTCGAACACCCCGCACGAGACCCTCGCTAGCCGCCTCACCCTGCCGCGGTACCCGCGCAGCAGCGCCTACGACGCCCGCTGGGCCGTCGAGAACGCGATGGGCCCGCACCCGCTGTGGCTGCTGGAGTGGCTCGCCCCGGCCCTCGGCCTCGACACCCTGCGCCCCGGCGCCCGCGTGCTCGACCTGGGCTGCGGACGCGCCATGACGTCCGTCTTCCTGGCCAGGGAGTACGACGTCCAGGTCGTCGCCCACGACCTGTGGATCACGCCGGACGAGAACGCGCGCCGCATCGCCGCGGCGGGCGTCGCGGACCGGGTGCTGCCGGTCCGGGCCGAGGCGCACGACCTGCCCTTCGGGGAGGAGAGCTTCGACGCGATCGTCTCCGTCGACGCGTACCAGTACTTCGGTACCGACGATCTCTACCTGCCCACGCTGGCACGGCTCCTCAGGCCGGGCGGGCGGATCGGCGTCGTCGTCCCCGCGCTGGCCGCGGAGATCGAGGGCAGCGAACCGCCGGAGCACCTGGAGCCCTTCTGGGACCCGGCGTTCTGGTGCTTCCACAGCCCCGCCTGGTGGCGCCGCCACTGGACCCGCGGTGCGGCCGTGGAGGTCGAGACGGCCGACTGGCTGGCGGACGGCTGGCGGGAATGGCTGCTCTGGTGCGACGTCGTCGCCGAGGAGAGCACGGAGGAGTTCCCCGTGCGGGCGAGCCGGGAGAGCGCGGAGATGCTGCGCGTGGACCGGGGCCGCACCCTGGGCTTCGCACGCGTGGTGGGCCGCCGCCCCACCGCGTGA
- a CDS encoding GNAT family N-acetyltransferase, protein MYAIRLGDDGAELRPLEPWHAEEFLAHLDRGRDFINQYVPFGSRATDVDGAREVLQRYADRRAADTASLHGLWLDGTLVGGVLTLNFDAANGTCEVGCWLEPAATGRGLVTRAMRVLIDWAVGQRGIHRVEWVAAAGNVPSLDVARRLGMTRDGVRRGAHLHHGVRHDLEVWSVLAPEWRARDGH, encoded by the coding sequence ATGTACGCGATACGGCTGGGTGACGACGGAGCGGAACTGCGCCCCCTGGAGCCCTGGCACGCCGAGGAGTTCCTGGCCCACCTGGACCGGGGGCGGGACTTCATCAACCAGTACGTCCCCTTCGGCTCCCGGGCCACGGACGTCGACGGCGCCCGCGAGGTGCTCCAGCGGTACGCCGACCGGCGTGCCGCGGACACGGCCTCGCTGCACGGGCTGTGGCTGGACGGCACGCTGGTGGGCGGGGTGCTCACCCTGAACTTCGACGCCGCGAACGGTACCTGCGAGGTCGGCTGCTGGCTGGAGCCCGCCGCCACGGGGCGGGGGCTCGTCACCCGCGCGATGCGGGTGCTCATCGACTGGGCCGTCGGGCAGCGCGGCATCCACCGGGTCGAATGGGTCGCCGCGGCGGGCAACGTGCCGAGCCTCGACGTCGCCCGCCGGCTCGGCATGACCCGGGACGGGGTGCGCCGCGGGGCCCATCTCCACCACGGGGTGCGGCACGACCTGGAGGTGTGGTCGGTCCTGGCCCCGGAGTGGCGGGCACGCGACGGTCACTGA
- a CDS encoding MMPL family transporter, which translates to MAALARWCVQRRLIAVLLWLLALGGVAAGAFAAGTAYSNDYKVPGTESGRATQLLREGFPDLGGDSDTVVWHTASGGVRDTGVEQTMSDTLDRIEDLPGVAAVSGPYDEQGAGRISQDGSIAYATVTFDDQAKDIDAGEAAAVVETAEAAETDGLQVELGGSAVELSESSGGHTAEIVGVAVAAVVLFLAFGSLAASLLPIATALVGVGTAYAGIVLLGHVMTVADFAPMLGMLIGLGVGIDYALFIVTRHRRGLKRGFGVTEAAVNAVATTGRAVVFAGATVCIALLGMLILRLNFLNGVAIAASLTVVLTVAASVTLLPALLSLIGMRALSRRERRRLVEHGPEPEVPTGFAARWSAFVERHPKLLGAVAIVVMAVLALPTLSLHLGTSDQGNDPKTSTTRQAYDLLADGFGPGVNGPLTLVTEVDGAGDRLALDNLDATLRATEGVASVSPVTYGTGSDTAYLTVVPESSPQSRETSDLVDRLRSDVLPRAESGTSLDVQVGGVTAGYDDFADVIVDKLPVFVGVVIGLGCLLLLLAFRSVGIPLKAAAMNVAAVAAAFGVVVAIFQWGWGSELLGLGRAGPIEPFLPVIMVSVLFGLSMDYQVFLVSRMYEEWLETGDNRRAVRVGLAETSRVINSAAVIMISVFLAFVLSGDRVIAMFGIALAAAVALDAFVLRTLLVPALMHLLGGANWWLPRSLDRILPRISIEPPECRAAHERLAAATDAEVADVLASEGRQRDVRDTAG; encoded by the coding sequence GTGGCAGCCCTCGCACGCTGGTGTGTCCAACGCCGTCTCATCGCCGTTCTGCTCTGGCTCCTCGCCCTCGGCGGGGTCGCCGCCGGCGCCTTCGCCGCCGGTACCGCCTACTCGAACGACTACAAGGTGCCCGGCACCGAGTCGGGGCGGGCCACGCAGCTGCTGAGGGAGGGCTTCCCGGACCTCGGCGGCGACAGCGACACCGTGGTCTGGCACACGGCGTCCGGCGGTGTCCGGGACACCGGCGTCGAGCAGACCATGAGCGACACCTTGGACCGGATAGAGGACCTCCCCGGTGTCGCCGCCGTGAGCGGCCCCTACGACGAGCAGGGCGCCGGCCGGATCAGCCAGGACGGCAGCATCGCCTACGCCACGGTCACCTTCGACGACCAGGCCAAGGACATCGACGCCGGCGAGGCCGCCGCCGTGGTGGAGACGGCCGAGGCCGCCGAGACCGACGGACTCCAGGTCGAGCTGGGCGGCAGCGCCGTCGAGCTCAGCGAGTCCTCCGGCGGGCACACGGCCGAGATCGTCGGCGTGGCCGTCGCGGCCGTCGTCCTCTTCCTCGCCTTCGGCTCGCTCGCCGCCTCCCTGCTGCCCATCGCCACCGCCCTGGTCGGCGTCGGCACGGCCTACGCCGGGATCGTGCTGCTCGGGCACGTCATGACCGTCGCCGACTTCGCGCCCATGCTCGGCATGCTGATCGGGCTCGGCGTCGGCATCGACTACGCGCTGTTCATCGTCACCCGGCACCGGCGCGGGCTGAAACGCGGTTTCGGCGTCACCGAGGCCGCCGTCAACGCCGTCGCCACCACCGGACGCGCGGTCGTCTTCGCCGGGGCCACCGTGTGCATCGCCCTGCTGGGCATGCTGATCCTCCGGCTGAACTTCCTCAACGGCGTCGCCATAGCGGCCTCGCTCACCGTCGTCCTGACCGTCGCCGCCTCCGTCACCCTGCTGCCCGCCCTGCTGTCCCTCATCGGCATGCGCGCGCTCAGCCGCCGGGAGCGGCGCCGGCTGGTGGAGCACGGGCCCGAGCCGGAGGTGCCGACCGGGTTCGCCGCCCGCTGGTCGGCGTTCGTCGAGCGCCACCCCAAGCTGCTCGGCGCGGTCGCGATCGTCGTCATGGCCGTCCTCGCGCTGCCCACCCTCTCCCTCCACCTGGGCACCTCCGACCAGGGCAACGACCCGAAGACCTCCACCACCCGCCAGGCCTACGACCTCCTCGCCGACGGATTCGGCCCCGGGGTGAACGGCCCCCTCACCCTCGTCACCGAGGTCGACGGCGCCGGGGACCGGCTCGCCCTGGACAACCTCGACGCCACCCTGCGCGCGACCGAGGGCGTCGCGTCGGTGTCGCCGGTGACCTACGGCACGGGCAGCGACACCGCGTACCTCACCGTCGTACCGGAGTCCTCCCCGCAGTCCCGGGAGACCAGCGACCTGGTCGACCGGCTGCGCTCCGACGTGCTGCCCCGGGCGGAGTCGGGCACCTCCCTCGACGTGCAGGTCGGCGGCGTGACGGCCGGCTACGACGACTTCGCCGACGTCATCGTGGACAAGCTGCCGGTCTTCGTCGGCGTGGTGATCGGCCTGGGCTGTCTGCTGCTCCTGCTGGCCTTCCGCTCCGTGGGCATCCCGCTGAAGGCCGCCGCGATGAACGTGGCCGCCGTCGCCGCCGCCTTCGGCGTCGTCGTGGCGATCTTCCAGTGGGGCTGGGGCAGCGAACTGCTCGGCCTCGGCCGGGCGGGACCCATCGAACCCTTCCTGCCCGTGATCATGGTGTCGGTCCTCTTCGGCCTCTCCATGGACTACCAGGTCTTCCTGGTCAGCCGAATGTACGAGGAGTGGCTGGAGACCGGCGACAACCGGCGCGCCGTCCGCGTCGGCCTGGCCGAGACCAGCCGTGTGATCAACTCCGCGGCCGTGATCATGATCTCGGTGTTCCTCGCCTTCGTCCTCAGCGGCGACCGCGTGATCGCCATGTTCGGCATCGCGCTCGCCGCGGCCGTCGCCCTCGACGCGTTCGTGCTGCGCACCCTGCTCGTCCCCGCGCTGATGCACCTGCTCGGCGGCGCCAACTGGTGGCTGCCGCGGTCGCTGGACCGGATCCTGCCGCGGATCAGCATCGAACCGCCGGAGTGCCGTGCCGCCCATGAGAGGCTGGCCGCTGCCACGGACGCCGAGGTGGCGGACGTGCTGGCGAGCGAGGGGCGGCAGCGGGATGTACGCGATACGGCTGGGTGA
- the gatC gene encoding Asp-tRNA(Asn)/Glu-tRNA(Gln) amidotransferase subunit GatC, translating to MPGITREEVAHLARLARLELKPEELDHFAGQLDDIIGAVARVSEVADQDVPPTSHPLPLTNVMRPDEVRPSLTPEQALSGAPAQEQQRFKVPQILGEE from the coding sequence ATGCCTGGCATCACGCGCGAGGAGGTCGCCCACCTCGCCCGGCTGGCGCGTCTGGAGCTGAAGCCCGAAGAGCTCGACCACTTCGCAGGCCAGCTCGACGACATCATCGGCGCGGTCGCCCGCGTCAGCGAGGTCGCCGACCAAGACGTACCGCCGACCTCGCACCCGCTCCCGCTGACGAACGTCATGCGGCCGGACGAGGTCCGTCCCTCGCTCACCCCCGAGCAGGCGCTCTCCGGCGCCCCGGCCCAGGAGCAGCAGCGTTTCAAGGTGCCGCAGATCCTGGGGGAGGAGTAA
- the gatB gene encoding Asp-tRNA(Asn)/Glu-tRNA(Gln) amidotransferase subunit GatB has protein sequence MTTTTDLVSYEDALASYDPVMGLEVHVELGTKTKMFCGCSTELGAEPNSQACPVCLGLPGALPVVNATGVESAIRIGLALNCEIAEWCRFARKNYFYPDMPKNFQTSQYDEPIAFNGYLDVQLEDGETFRVEIERAHMEEDTGKSTHVGGATGRIHGASHSLLDYNRAGIPLIEIVTKPIVGAGERAPEVARAYVRELREVIRALGVSEARMEMGQMRCDVNLSLRPNGTEKFGTRSETKNVNSLRSVERAARFEIQRHAAVLSSGGTIVQETRHFHEDTGSTTSGRVKEEAEDYRYFPEPDLVPVAPSREWVEEIRASLPELPLVRRNRLREEWGISGTDMQAILNAGALDPIVATIDAGADAASARKWWMGELARSANESGKALDELAITPEQVARVTALVASGDLNDKLARQVIEGVLAGEGGPDEVVDQRGLKVVSDEGALGTAVDEAIAGNPGVADKIRGGKVAAAGALVGAVMKATRGQADAARVKELILQKLGVAAG, from the coding sequence GTGACCACCACGACCGACCTGGTGTCGTACGAGGACGCGCTCGCGTCGTACGACCCCGTCATGGGCCTCGAAGTCCATGTGGAACTCGGCACCAAGACCAAGATGTTCTGCGGGTGCTCCACCGAGCTGGGCGCCGAGCCCAACTCGCAGGCCTGCCCCGTCTGCCTCGGCCTGCCCGGCGCGCTCCCGGTCGTCAACGCGACCGGCGTCGAGTCGGCGATCAGGATCGGTCTCGCGCTGAACTGCGAGATCGCCGAGTGGTGCCGCTTCGCCCGGAAGAACTACTTCTATCCGGACATGCCGAAGAACTTCCAGACCTCCCAGTACGACGAGCCGATCGCCTTCAACGGCTACCTCGACGTGCAGCTGGAGGACGGCGAGACCTTCCGCGTGGAGATCGAGCGCGCCCACATGGAGGAGGACACCGGCAAGTCCACGCACGTGGGCGGCGCCACCGGCCGTATCCACGGCGCGTCCCACTCGCTGCTGGACTACAACCGCGCCGGCATCCCGCTCATCGAGATCGTCACCAAGCCCATCGTGGGCGCCGGTGAGCGCGCTCCCGAGGTCGCGCGGGCGTACGTGCGCGAGCTGCGCGAGGTCATCCGCGCGCTCGGCGTCTCCGAGGCCCGCATGGAGATGGGCCAGATGCGCTGCGACGTGAACCTGTCGCTGCGCCCCAACGGCACCGAAAAGTTCGGTACGCGTTCCGAGACGAAGAACGTGAACTCGCTGCGGTCCGTCGAGCGCGCCGCGCGCTTCGAGATCCAGCGGCACGCGGCCGTGCTGTCGTCCGGCGGCACGATCGTGCAGGAGACCCGGCACTTCCACGAGGACACCGGGTCCACGACCTCGGGCCGGGTGAAGGAGGAGGCCGAGGACTACCGGTACTTCCCCGAGCCCGACCTGGTGCCGGTCGCCCCGTCCCGCGAGTGGGTCGAGGAGATCCGCGCCTCGCTGCCCGAGCTGCCGCTGGTGCGGCGCAACCGGCTCCGCGAGGAGTGGGGGATTTCCGGCACCGACATGCAGGCGATCCTCAACGCCGGTGCGCTGGACCCGATCGTCGCCACGATCGACGCCGGTGCCGACGCGGCCTCCGCCCGCAAGTGGTGGATGGGCGAGCTGGCGCGCAGCGCCAACGAGTCGGGCAAGGCCCTGGACGAGCTGGCGATCACCCCGGAGCAGGTGGCGCGGGTGACCGCGCTGGTGGCCTCCGGCGACCTGAACGACAAGCTGGCCCGTCAGGTCATCGAGGGCGTCCTCGCGGGTGAGGGCGGCCCCGACGAGGTCGTTGACCAGCGCGGTCTGAAGGTCGTCTCCGACGAGGGTGCCCTCGGCACCGCCGTCGACGAGGCCATCGCCGGCAACCCGGGCGTCGCCGACAAGATCCGCGGCGGCAAGGTGGCCGCGGCCGGTGCCCTGGTCGGCGCCGTCATGAAGGCCACGCGCGGGCAGGCGGACGCGGCCCGCGTGAAGGAGCTGATCCTCCAGAAGCTGGGCGTCGCCGCGGGCTGA
- a CDS encoding putative bifunctional diguanylate cyclase/phosphodiesterase: MEPTESAAPGSRLRLRRMAAAWRRGRVDGRAVGQPGARGRAGTGVVGAGGNAGTAGASASADAAGASGSFGSGGASGPGGRAGRAGGAAGVRGSGSGRSGIGRSGVGRSGAGQSGAGRGHGHGHGLSDAETERHPAWPALPTAVVAAAAFVLGAGFLRAFTGGHALFPSGTVGWSLAVLTGIIVGHLVMLGRSRWWGGTGSGAALTLAVLLLYGWIAAGMVSLTVVVLVGVARRGRWRQGVLHGAVDLLGIGAGALVLAAFGSVPSVEAPSTPDSWTPYTAPGVVLVAAVYLAVTRTLLWYLHTPRAGLPTVARTALVRQGLVAVALLGIAPLVCVVADAKPVLLPLFSIPLIALDSTLWIARARAEEQLRDPLTGLPNRQWLLERIWTALDDAERIGARAALMLIDLDRFRSVNDTLGHLAGDRLLLQIADRLRLALPRGAEAARLGGDEFAVLLPVADSTTSATRVARNLVSALSSPLDLDGLTLVLEASAGVAVFPDHAVDAEGLLRRADVAMYQAKRDRTGVEAYESKRDSNTPDRLGLLGDLRRALDAHEVELHYQPKVRFDGQVAGLEALVRWVHPERGKVPPDEFIAIAESSGLMPHLTEYVLETALGQVARWRAQGLFVPVAVNVSPRDVHIPGFAGSVAARLARHGVPAGALQLEITEHVLLEDPQRAADTLNALTGHGVKMSLDDFGTGYSSLVHLRRLPVSELKIDRSFVARLAIDNEDAEIVRCTVDLAHSLGLLVVAEGVEDDETWERLRDLGCDAVQGWLVAAAMPPDETTAWLLARGSRGWQRPAAALPAATTGTDD, encoded by the coding sequence ATGGAACCGACCGAGAGCGCCGCGCCGGGCTCCCGGCTGCGCCTGCGCCGGATGGCGGCCGCATGGCGGCGCGGCCGGGTGGACGGGCGGGCCGTGGGACAGCCGGGTGCGCGGGGGCGCGCCGGGACGGGTGTCGTGGGTGCCGGGGGGAACGCGGGGACCGCGGGGGCCTCGGCGAGTGCGGACGCGGCGGGTGCTTCGGGTTCCTTCGGGTCCGGGGGTGCTTCAGGTCCTGGGGGGCGCGCGGGACGTGCGGGTGGTGCGGCGGGTGTGCGGGGCTCGGGTTCGGGGCGGTCGGGGATCGGGCGGTCGGGCGTCGGGCGGTCCGGGGCCGGGCAGTCGGGGGCCGGGCGGGGGCATGGGCATGGGCATGGGCTGTCCGACGCGGAGACGGAACGGCACCCGGCCTGGCCCGCGTTGCCCACGGCGGTCGTCGCGGCGGCCGCGTTCGTGCTGGGCGCCGGCTTCCTGCGGGCGTTCACCGGGGGGCACGCGCTCTTCCCGTCCGGCACCGTCGGCTGGTCCCTCGCCGTACTGACCGGGATCATCGTCGGCCATCTGGTGATGCTGGGCCGCTCCCGCTGGTGGGGCGGCACCGGCTCGGGCGCCGCCCTCACCCTCGCCGTGCTGCTGCTCTACGGCTGGATCGCGGCCGGCATGGTCAGCCTCACCGTCGTCGTGCTGGTCGGCGTGGCGCGGCGGGGCCGCTGGCGGCAGGGCGTGCTGCACGGCGCGGTGGACCTGCTCGGCATCGGCGCGGGCGCCCTGGTGCTGGCCGCCTTCGGCTCCGTACCGTCCGTGGAGGCGCCCTCGACGCCGGACAGCTGGACCCCGTACACCGCACCCGGGGTGGTGCTCGTCGCCGCCGTCTACCTCGCGGTCACCCGCACCCTGCTCTGGTACCTGCACACCCCGCGCGCCGGACTGCCCACCGTGGCCCGCACGGCGCTGGTCCGGCAGGGACTGGTGGCGGTCGCCCTGCTCGGCATAGCGCCCCTGGTGTGTGTGGTCGCCGACGCCAAGCCCGTCCTGCTGCCGCTGTTCTCCATTCCGCTGATCGCCCTCGACTCCACCCTGTGGATAGCCCGCGCGCGGGCCGAGGAGCAGCTGCGCGATCCCCTCACCGGACTGCCCAACCGGCAGTGGCTGCTGGAGCGGATCTGGACCGCGCTGGACGACGCGGAGCGGATCGGAGCCCGCGCCGCGCTGATGCTGATCGACCTGGACCGGTTCCGGTCGGTCAACGACACCCTCGGGCATCTCGCCGGTGACCGGCTGCTGCTGCAGATCGCCGACCGGCTGAGACTGGCGCTGCCGCGCGGGGCGGAGGCCGCGCGGCTCGGCGGTGACGAGTTCGCCGTCTTACTGCCCGTCGCCGACTCCACGACCTCCGCGACCCGCGTCGCCCGCAACCTGGTCTCCGCCCTCAGCTCCCCGCTCGACCTCGACGGGCTCACCCTCGTCCTGGAGGCGAGTGCGGGAGTCGCTGTCTTCCCGGACCACGCGGTCGACGCGGAGGGGCTGCTGCGGCGGGCGGACGTGGCGATGTACCAGGCGAAGCGGGACCGTACGGGAGTCGAGGCGTACGAGTCCAAGCGGGACTCCAACACGCCGGACCGGCTGGGGCTGCTGGGGGACCTGCGGCGGGCGCTGGACGCCCACGAGGTCGAGCTGCACTACCAGCCGAAGGTCCGCTTCGACGGGCAGGTGGCGGGGCTGGAGGCCCTGGTCCGGTGGGTGCACCCGGAGCGGGGGAAGGTGCCGCCGGACGAGTTCATAGCCATCGCCGAGTCGTCCGGGCTGATGCCGCACCTCACCGAGTACGTACTGGAGACCGCGCTCGGGCAGGTCGCGCGGTGGCGGGCGCAGGGGCTGTTCGTGCCGGTCGCCGTCAACGTCTCGCCGCGCGACGTTCACATTCCGGGGTTCGCCGGGTCGGTGGCGGCGCGGCTGGCGCGGCACGGGGTGCCGGCGGGCGCGCTGCAACTGGAGATCACCGAGCACGTGCTGCTGGAGGATCCGCAGCGGGCGGCCGACACGTTGAACGCGTTGACCGGGCACGGCGTGAAGATGTCGCTGGACGACTTCGGTACCGGGTACTCGTCGCTGGTGCACCTGCGGCGGCTGCCGGTCAGCGAGCTGAAGATCGACCGGTCGTTCGTGGCCAGGCTGGCGATCGACAACGAGGACGCGGAGATCGTGCGGTGCACGGTCGATCTGGCCCACTCGCTCGGGCTGCTCGTCGTGGCCGAGGGCGTGGAGGACGACGAGACCTGGGAGCGGCTGCGCGATCTCGGCTGCGACGCGGTGCAGGGGTGGCTGGTCGCCGCGGCGATGCCGCCGGACGAGACGACGGCGTGGCTGCTGGCGCGGGGGTCGCGGGGGTGGCAGCGGCCGGCGGCGGCTCTGCCCGCGGCGACGACGGGGACCGACGACTAG
- the gatA gene encoding Asp-tRNA(Asn)/Glu-tRNA(Gln) amidotransferase subunit GatA has product MTDIIKLTAAETAARIASGELTAVAVTEAHLARIEAVDEKVHAFLHVDREGALAQARAVDEKRERGEKLGPLAGVPLALKDIFTTEGIPTTVGSKMLEGWIPPYDATLTQRLKAADVVILGKTNMDEFAMGSSTENSAYGPTGNPWDLTRIPGGSGGGSSAALASFQAPLAIGTDTGGSIRQPAAVTGTVGVKPTYGAVSRYGMVAFSSSLDQGGPCARTVLDAALLHEVIAGHDPLDSTSIDAPVPPVVEAARNGSVAGMRVGVVKQFRGEGYQAGVVQRFDEAVALLKDLGAEIVELDCPSFDLALSAYYLIAPSECSSNLARFDGLRYGLRTGDDGTHSAEEVTSLTREAGFGDEVKRRIMLGTYALSSGYYDAYYGSAQKVRTLIKQDFDAAFEQVDVIVSPTTPTTAFPIGERADDPMAMYLADLCTIPTNLAGNAAMSLPCGLAPEDNLPVGLQIIAPVMKDDRLYKVGAAVEAAFVEKWGHPLLEEAPSL; this is encoded by the coding sequence ATGACGGACATCATCAAGCTCACGGCCGCCGAGACCGCCGCGAGGATCGCCTCCGGCGAGCTCACGGCCGTCGCGGTCACCGAGGCGCACCTCGCCAGGATCGAGGCCGTCGACGAGAAGGTGCACGCCTTCCTGCACGTCGACCGCGAGGGCGCCCTCGCCCAGGCGCGCGCCGTCGACGAGAAGCGCGAGCGGGGGGAGAAGCTCGGCCCGCTGGCCGGCGTCCCCCTCGCGCTGAAGGACATCTTCACCACCGAGGGCATCCCGACCACCGTCGGTTCCAAGATGCTCGAGGGCTGGATCCCGCCGTACGACGCGACGCTCACCCAGCGGCTGAAGGCCGCCGACGTCGTCATCCTCGGCAAGACCAACATGGACGAGTTCGCCATGGGGTCGTCGACGGAGAACAGTGCCTACGGGCCGACCGGCAACCCCTGGGACCTCACCCGGATTCCCGGCGGGTCCGGGGGCGGTTCGTCCGCCGCGCTCGCCTCCTTCCAGGCGCCGCTCGCCATCGGCACCGACACCGGCGGCTCCATCCGCCAGCCCGCCGCCGTCACCGGCACCGTCGGCGTGAAGCCGACGTACGGCGCGGTGTCCCGGTACGGCATGGTCGCCTTCTCGTCCTCGCTCGACCAGGGCGGCCCCTGCGCCCGTACGGTCCTGGACGCGGCCCTGCTGCACGAGGTGATCGCCGGGCACGACCCGCTGGACTCCACCTCCATCGACGCGCCGGTCCCGCCGGTCGTCGAGGCCGCGCGCAACGGCTCGGTCGCGGGCATGCGGGTCGGTGTCGTCAAGCAGTTCCGCGGCGAGGGCTACCAGGCCGGTGTCGTCCAGCGGTTCGACGAGGCCGTCGCGCTGCTGAAGGACCTCGGGGCCGAGATCGTCGAGCTGGACTGCCCCTCGTTCGACCTGGCGCTGTCGGCGTACTACCTGATCGCGCCCTCCGAGTGCTCCTCCAACCTCGCCCGCTTCGACGGCCTGCGCTACGGCCTGCGGACCGGCGACGACGGCACGCACTCCGCCGAGGAGGTCACCTCGCTGACCCGTGAGGCCGGCTTCGGCGACGAGGTCAAGCGCCGCATCATGCTCGGCACGTACGCGCTCAGCTCCGGCTACTACGACGCGTACTACGGCAGCGCCCAGAAGGTCCGTACGCTGATCAAGCAGGACTTCGACGCGGCGTTCGAGCAGGTCGACGTGATCGTCTCCCCGACGACCCCGACCACCGCCTTCCCGATCGGCGAGCGCGCCGACGACCCGATGGCGATGTACCTCGCCGACCTGTGCACCATCCCCACCAACCTGGCCGGCAACGCCGCCATGTCGCTGCCCTGCGGCCTGGCGCCCGAGGACAACCTGCCGGTCGGACTGCAGATCATCGCCCCGGTCATGAAGGACGACCGCCTCTACAAGGTGGGTGCCGCCGTCGAGGCCGCCTTCGTGGAAAAGTGGGGCCACCCGCTGCTCGAGGAGGCTCCGTCGCTGTGA